One Candidatus Binatia bacterium DNA window includes the following coding sequences:
- the sdhA gene encoding succinate dehydrogenase flavoprotein subunit, whose protein sequence is MMRNGELHSGAPGGPIETKWERHKGSLRLVSPANRRKFDVIVVGTGLAGASAASALGELGYNVLNLCIQDSPRRAHSVAAQGGINAAKNYRNDGDSVFRLFYDTIKGGDFRAREENVYRLAELSLKIIDHCAAQGIPFAREYGGHLANRSFGGVQVSRTFYARGQTGQQLLLGAYGSLMRQVDAGQVRILPRREMLDLVVVDGRARGIVCRNLVTGAIESYAGHAVVLCTGGYSTVYFLSTNAVNSNATAIWRCYKRGAFFANPSFTQIHPTCIPVVGSQQSKLTLMSESLRNDGRVWVPKQPGDRRPPNEIPESERDYFLERMYPAFGNLVPRDVASRAAKAVCDEGRGVGPTGLAVYLDFRDAIERLGVDVVRERYGNLFQMYKEITNEDPYQVPMRIYPAPHYTMGGLWVDYNLMSTIPGLFVLGEANFSDHGANRLGASALMQGLADGYFIIPYTLAHYLAGNTLGNVTTEHPAFREAELQVRQQVERLLSIRGKKTVRELHWQLGRLLWDRVGMTRNAQGLREAIEKVRELRQEFWENVNVPGSGDDLNKCLEMAGRLADYFELGELMCRDALEREESCGCHFREEYRTPEGDPKRDDERYAYVAAWEYTGEGAEPRLHREPLRFEVVQPSARSYR, encoded by the coding sequence ATGATGCGGAACGGTGAGCTACATTCCGGGGCGCCCGGCGGTCCCATCGAGACGAAGTGGGAACGCCACAAGGGGTCTCTTCGTCTCGTGAGCCCGGCGAACCGGCGCAAGTTCGACGTGATCGTCGTGGGCACCGGTCTCGCGGGCGCGTCGGCGGCTTCGGCGCTCGGAGAGCTCGGCTACAACGTGCTCAATCTCTGCATCCAGGACAGCCCGAGACGTGCGCACAGCGTGGCGGCCCAGGGGGGAATCAACGCGGCCAAGAACTACCGGAACGACGGCGACAGCGTCTTCCGCCTCTTCTACGACACCATCAAGGGCGGAGACTTCCGGGCGAGGGAAGAAAACGTCTATCGCCTCGCCGAGCTGTCCCTGAAAATCATCGACCACTGCGCCGCGCAAGGCATCCCGTTCGCGCGAGAATACGGGGGGCATCTCGCGAACCGCTCGTTCGGCGGCGTGCAGGTCTCGCGAACCTTCTACGCGCGGGGGCAGACGGGACAGCAGCTCCTCCTGGGCGCCTACGGGTCGCTCATGCGTCAGGTCGACGCCGGACAGGTGCGGATTCTTCCCCGGCGGGAAATGCTCGACCTCGTCGTCGTGGACGGACGCGCCCGCGGCATCGTCTGCCGGAATCTCGTGACGGGCGCGATCGAAAGTTACGCCGGCCATGCCGTCGTGCTCTGCACGGGCGGCTACTCCACGGTCTACTTCCTTTCGACGAACGCCGTGAACTCGAACGCGACGGCGATCTGGCGGTGCTACAAGCGGGGCGCCTTCTTCGCGAACCCCAGCTTCACGCAGATCCATCCCACGTGCATTCCCGTCGTGGGGAGTCAGCAGTCGAAGCTCACGCTCATGAGCGAAAGCTTGCGGAACGACGGGCGCGTGTGGGTCCCCAAGCAGCCCGGCGACCGGCGTCCCCCGAACGAAATCCCCGAGTCGGAAAGGGACTACTTCCTCGAGAGAATGTATCCGGCCTTCGGCAACCTCGTGCCCCGGGACGTCGCCTCCCGCGCGGCCAAGGCCGTGTGCGACGAGGGGCGGGGGGTCGGCCCCACCGGGCTCGCCGTGTACCTCGACTTCCGCGACGCCATCGAGAGGCTCGGCGTGGACGTCGTGCGGGAGCGGTACGGAAACCTCTTCCAGATGTACAAGGAGATCACGAACGAAGACCCGTACCAGGTGCCGATGCGCATCTACCCCGCGCCCCACTACACGATGGGAGGGCTCTGGGTGGACTACAACCTCATGAGCACGATACCCGGACTCTTCGTCCTGGGAGAAGCCAACTTCTCGGACCACGGGGCGAACCGGCTCGGAGCGAGCGCACTCATGCAGGGCCTCGCCGACGGCTACTTCATCATCCCCTACACGCTCGCCCACTACCTCGCGGGTAACACCCTCGGAAACGTGACGACCGAGCATCCGGCCTTCCGGGAAGCGGAACTTCAGGTGCGACAACAGGTCGAGCGACTGCTTTCGATCCGGGGGAAGAAAACCGTGCGGGAACTCCACTGGCAGCTCGGCCGGCTGCTGTGGGACAGGGTCGGCATGACCCGCAACGCCCAGGGGCTACGGGAAGCCATCGAGAAAGTCCGCGAACTCCGCCAGGAGTTCTGGGAGAACGTGAACGTCCCAGGGAGCGGCGACGACCTGAACAAGTGCCTCGAGATGGCCGGACGGCTGGCCGACTACTTCGAGCTCGGCGAACTCATGTGCCGGGACGCTCTCGAACGCGAAGAATCCTGCGGTTGCCACTTCCGCGAGGAGTACCGGACTCCGGAGGGAGATCCCAAGCGAGACGACGAGCGTTACGCCTACGTGGCAGCCTGGGAGTACACCGGAGAGGGCGCCGAGCCGCGGCTCCACCGCGAGCCGCTCCGGTTCGAAGTCGTCCAGCCGAGCGCCCGGAGCTACCGATGA
- a CDS encoding fumarate reductase, whose product MTGLTGVGLVLFVIFHLAGNLTLLAGPDAFNAYAHELHELGGLLLAAELGLLALFLFHATSAIAVWVEGRRARTVRNTLERSKGYPSRQTLASRSMILTGAVLLVFTVFHVLHFRLGPGIEEGYVATLDGKEVRDLYRLVVEAFHGPAYVVGYVAVMVLLGFHLRHGFWSAFQTLGLLDRRLQPIAYAAALGVGAILALGFLFLPLYIYFFVPEPGAVGVAWVTGP is encoded by the coding sequence GTGACGGGCCTCACCGGCGTGGGACTCGTTCTCTTCGTCATTTTCCACCTGGCCGGAAACCTCACCTTGCTCGCCGGACCCGACGCTTTCAACGCCTACGCCCACGAGCTCCACGAACTCGGCGGCTTGCTCCTCGCCGCCGAACTCGGCCTTCTCGCGCTCTTCCTCTTCCACGCCACCTCGGCCATCGCGGTCTGGGTGGAGGGTCGTCGAGCCCGCACCGTTCGGAACACCCTCGAGCGAAGCAAGGGATACCCGAGCAGGCAGACGCTCGCCTCTCGCAGCATGATCCTCACCGGGGCCGTCCTTCTCGTTTTCACGGTCTTCCACGTTCTCCACTTTCGGCTCGGCCCCGGGATCGAAGAAGGTTACGTCGCCACGCTCGACGGAAAGGAGGTGCGAGACCTCTACCGGCTCGTCGTCGAGGCTTTCCACGGTCCCGCTTACGTCGTCGGGTACGTGGCCGTGATGGTCCTTCTCGGATTCCACCTCCGGCACGGCTTCTGGAGCGCTTTTCAGACGCTCGGTCTTCTCGACCGCCGGCTCCAGCCGATCGCCTACGCGGCGGCGCTGGGAGTCGGCGCCATCCTGGCTCTCGGCTTCCTTTTCCTGCCGCTCTACATCTACTTTTTCGTCCCGGAGCCGGGTGCCGTCGGCGTGGCCTGGGTCACGGGTCCATGA